The Apium graveolens cultivar Ventura unplaced genomic scaffold, ASM990537v1 ctg7107, whole genome shotgun sequence genome window below encodes:
- the LOC141703800 gene encoding uncharacterized protein LOC141703800, which produces MTETENQNTNTNLQNAAINYNDPYFLSSGDNPRQQLGNLLLNGDNFINWSRGVKLALGAKNKLGFIDGTLSMPDSTSSDFNKWTRNDYMVMSWLTFSMEQVISDSFIFASTARDVWLDVSERFGKSNAPLLYELQTSLSKIEENNLSIAEYYGKLKNVWDKLQVLEGQFNCNCGALAKCTCDLLKKANEAAETKKLIQLICGLNKNYDNVKTNLLSMEPLPTVLKAYYILQQIEKQQSMTINMSKVPDVSAFYNNKPSFSVPRSFQNKNDFKRSKFDLTCDHCKKKGHTVDQCFKLTGVPEWYMNLKGKNSGVSTKFAANVADTSGLLGASPLDISFDSHLSLAAQSMDHQLVSHVYKEIMKMMQQNAGLSISEHDSSSVNFTGASDRMVFSLSLFDDLQILQEPIKMLYHMVLDLSTNTVNAVGTRSNDLYKFLSPEIQSCNLISQQYLNANVIPALDVFHARLGHASIGKMKHLSNLFSCNKFHDKFSCDSCILAKHHKLPFNDSPFIAPASFHLLHIDLWGPYQTPNLTGGRYFLTILDDFSRVTWTHLLTTKDQVFSIIQAFLVYIDNHNQTSVKFVRSDNGTEIVQQNCANLFASIGIVVNPVVSEFDSEMITPISSNLPPVIDNTSADSPTSTSSDIFIPHTTSDIISLSTSYKQAKEDPRWVEAMQKEIAALEANETWDLTPLPPGGHVIDINNAFLHGFIDEHIFMAPPPGYDVPPDFVCKLKRSIYGLRQASRQWNIELTKFLIDMGYSQSTQDYSLFVKQQDTSFTTIICYVDDLLLTGNDFDAIQSIKSDLHKAFTIKDLGDLKYFFGVEVSRAASGIRLNQRKYILDLLKDTNMLNCTPAVFPLSKRRLVGKLLYLNLTRPDIFYAVQQLSQFLSAPTQSHLNAAQHVLRYLKGTLNVGLIYKANISLELIAYCDVDWGTCPFSARSLSGYAIFLGSSLISWKIKKQKTVSKSTAEAEYRNMSYTTSELVWLEGLFIDL; this is translated from the exons ATGACTGAAACCGAAAATCAGAATACAAACACTAATTTGCAAAATGCTGCAATCAACTATAACGATCCATATTTTCTTTCTTCCGGTGATAATCCGAGACAACAATTGGGGAATTTGTTGCTTAATGGTGATAACTTCATAAACTGGAGTCGTGGAGTGAAATTGGCACTTGGTGCGAAAAATAAACTCGGTTTTATTGATGGAACATTATCGATGCCTGATTCTACATCATCAGATTTCAACAAATGGACTAGAAATGATTATATGGTGATGTCATGGCTTACGTTTTCTATGGAACAGGTAATATCTGACAGCTTTATCTTTGCTTCTACTGCTCGTGATGTTTGGCTTGATGTTTCTGAGCGTTTTGGTAAATCAAATGCTCCATTGCTGTATGAACTTCAGACTAGTCTGTCtaagattgaagaaaataatcTGTCGATTGCTGAATATTATGGAAAACTTAAGAATGTGTGGGACAAGTTACAAGTACTTGAAGGACAATTTAATTGTAATTGTGGTGCTTTAGCAAAATGTACTTGTGACTTGTTGAAGAAAGCTAATGAAGCAGCAGAGACTAAGAAGCTTATTCAATTAATTTGTGGTCTTAATAAGAACTATGATAATGTTAAGACTAATCTGTTGAGCATGGAACCATTACCAACTGTTTTGAAGGCATACTATATCTTACAACAGATTGAGAAACAACAGAGTATGACTATTAACATGTCTAAGGTTCCTGATGTTAGTGCATTTTATAACAATAAGCCTTCATTTTCTGTTCCAAGGTCTTTTCAGAATAAGAATGATTTTAAGAGGTCTAAGTTTGATTTGACATGTGATCATTGCAAGAAAAAAGGACATACTGTGGATCAATGTTTCAAACTGACTGGAGTTCCAGAATGGTATATGAATCTTAAAGGAAAGAATTCTGGTGTTTCTACCAAATTTGCAGCTAATGTTGCTGATACTTCTGGTCTTCTTGGAGCATCTCCTCTGGATATATCATTTGATTCACATCTTTCTCTCGCTGCTCAATCTATGGATCATCAGCTGGTTTCACATGTCTACAAAGAAATCATGAAGATGATGCAACAAAATGCAGGATTGTCTATTTCTGAACATGATTCCAGTTCTGTCAACTTTACAG GAGCTAGTGATCGTATGGTTTTTTCCTTGTCTTTATTTGATGATTTACAAATTCTTCAAGAACCTATTAAAATGCTTTACCATATGGTTCTT GACCTTTCAACTAATACTGTCAACGCTGTTGGTACAAGATCAAATGACCTTTACAAGTTTCTTTCTCCTGAAATTCAATCTTGTAATCTCATTTCTCAACAATATTTGAATGCCAATGTTATTCCTGCTTTGGATGTGTTTCATGCAAGATTAGGACATGCTTCTATAGGGAAAATGAAACACTTGTCCAATCTGTTTTCTTGTAACAAATTTCATGATAAATTCAGTTGTGATTCTTGTATTCTTGCTAAACATCACAAATTACCATTCAATGATTCACCGTTTATTGCTCCTGCATCATTTCATTTATTGCATATAGATTTGTGGGGCCCATATCAGACTCCAAATTTGACTGGAGGTCGATATTTTCTGACTATCTTGGATGATTTTTCGAGAGTCACTTGGACTCATTTACTTACAACCAAGGATCAAGTTTTTAGTATTATTCAGGCCTTCTTAGTTTATATTGATAATCATAATCAAACTTCTGTTAAGTTTGTTAGGTctgataatggaacagaaattGTACAACAGAATTGTGCCAATCTTTTTGCTTCCATAGGGATAGTG GTCAATCCAGTTGTTTCTGAATTTGATTCCGAAATGATAACACCTATTTCTTCTAATCTTCCACCTGTCATTGATAATACTTCTGCAGACTCTCCTACATCTACTTCTTCTGATATATTCATTCCACATACTACATCTGATATTATTTCacttt CTACATCTTATAAGCAAGCCAAAGAGGACCCTAGATGGGTTGAAGCTATGCAAAAAGAGATAGCCGCTCTTGAGGCAAATGAGACTTGGGATCTGACACCTTTACCTCCTGGTGGTCATGTTATTG ATATAAACAATGCGTTTCTTCATGGTTTTATTGACGAGCATATCTTCATGGCACCTCCTCCTGGCTATGATGTTCCTCCAGACTTCGTTTGTAAATTAAAAAGATCCATTTATGGCTTAAGACAGGCTTCCAGGCAATGGAATATTGAGCTGACTAAATTCTTAATTGACATGGGTTACAGTCAATCTACTCAAGATTATTCTTTATTTGTCAAACAACAAGACACTTCTTTTACAACCATTATTTGTTATGTGGATGATTTACTTCTTACTGGAAATGATTTTGATGCAATTCAGAGTATCAAATCTGATTTACATAAGGCTTTTACTATCAAGGATTTAGGTGATCTTAAATATTTTTTTGGGGTTGAAGTTTCTAGGGCTGCTTCTGGCATCAGACTTAATCAACGCAAATACATCCTTGATTTACTTAAGGATACTAATATGCTCAATTGTACTCCTGCTGTGTTTCCTTTATCAAAAAG AAGGTTAGTTGGCAAGTTACTTTACTTGAATCTCACCAGACCTGATATCTTCTATGCTGTTCAACAATTATCTCAGTTTCTGTCTGCACCTACACAATCTCATTTGAATGCTGCACAACATGTGTTACGCTATCTGAAAGGCACTTTAAATGTTGGTTTGATTTACAAGGCAAACATTTCTCTAGAATTAATAGCATACTGTGATGTTGATTGGGGTACTTGTCCCTTTTCTGCTCGGTCACTATCTGGTTATGCTATTTTTCTTGGTTCCTCTTTGATTTCTTGGAAAATTAAGAAGCAAAAGACAGTTTCTAAGAGTACTGCTGAAGCGGAATACCGTAATATGAGTTATACTACTAGTGAACTTGTTTGGTTAGAAGGCCTTTTCATTGATCTTTAG
- the LOC141703796 gene encoding putative protein S-acyltransferase 15 produces MSSKTRSVRLRRLLSLPILSVFVLVGFIYYITIFIFLEDWLSLHSSAGSLNTLIFSVLSSFTLFSFLVCATTDPGRVPSEYVPDIEHSDASDQESKKNDVQLRRCDKCSAFKPPRAHHCRVCKRCVLRMDHHCLWINNCVGHRNYKAYVILVFYSTVTNIHSSVIIVCSAILKDWAFSGTISLKIFYICSAIMTMGFSFTLGTLLGWHLYLITRNKTTIEYYESVRAEWLARKSGQSYHHPFDVGFYKNITLILGPNMLNWLFPTAVSHLKDGIQFPTARDSL; encoded by the exons ATGAGTTCCAAAACAAGATCAGTGAGGCTAAGAAGATTATTATCACTCCCCATACTATCAGTTTTTGTGTTAGTGGGTTTCATATATTACATAACTATATTCATATTTCTTGAAGATTGGTTGAGTTTACATTCTTCAGCTGGTTCTTTAAACACTCTAATCTTCTCTGTTTTGTCTTCTTTCACTCTCTTTTCTTTCTTGGTTTGTGCTACTACTGATCCGGGTCGGGTCCCTTCTGAGTATGTGCCTGATATTGAACATAGTGATGCTTCTGATCAAGAATCTAAGAAGAAT GATGTACAATTGAGGCGATGTGACAAGTGCTCTGCATTTAAGCCTCCTAGAGCCCATCATTGCCGTGTCTGCAAAAGGTGTGTCTTACGAATG GATCACCACTGCTTGTGGATTAATAATTGTGTTGGACACAGGAACTATAAAGCCTATGTTATTCTTGTTTTTTATTCAACAGTGACAAACATTCATTCTTCG GTTATTATCGTTTGCTCTGCGATTCTGAAGGACTGGGCTTTTAGTGGAACAATTTCCCTCAAGATATTTTAT ATTTGCAGTGCAATTATGACAATGGGATTTAGCTTTACACTAGGCACTCTCTTGGGCTGGCATTTATATCTCATCACCCGGAATAAGACAACTATAGAG TATTACGAATCAGTACGAGCAGAATGGTTGGCCAGGAAATCTGGGCAGAGCTATCATCATCCTTTCGATGTTGGTTTTTACAAGAATATTACCCTG ATATTGGGACCAAACATGTTGAATTGGTTATTCCCAACTGCAGTGAGTCATTTAAAAGATGGTATCCAGTTTCCTACTGCCCGAGATAGCTTATAG